In Colwellia sp. PAMC 20917, a single genomic region encodes these proteins:
- the carA gene encoding glutamine-hydrolyzing carbamoyl-phosphate synthase small subunit has product MTKSAILVLEDGTVFKGTAIGADGAAVGEVVFNTSMTGYQEILTDPSYAEQIITLTYPHIGNTGTNSEDEESNTIWAKGLVIRDLPLLASNFRNEQNLSDYLKARNVLGIADIDTRKLTRILREKGAQNGCIMTLDTMSEAAETDALAQAKAFPGLKGMDLAKVVSTKEQYQWTEGSWELGKGHITPENSKFHVVAYDFGAKRNILRMLVDRGCKVTVVPAQTPAADVLAMNPDGIFLSNGPGDPEPCDYAISAIQSFLETQTPIFGICLGHQLLGLASGAGTIKMKFGHHGGNHPVKDFERNVVMITAQNHGFAIDENKMPANLKVTHVSLFDQSIQGVHRTDKPAFSFQGHPEASPGPADAAPLFDHFIDLMNEAKA; this is encoded by the coding sequence TTGACTAAATCTGCCATTTTAGTGCTTGAAGACGGCACTGTATTTAAAGGCACCGCTATTGGTGCAGACGGAGCGGCTGTTGGTGAAGTAGTATTCAATACTTCAATGACCGGTTACCAAGAAATTCTTACCGACCCATCATATGCAGAGCAAATTATTACCCTAACTTACCCGCATATAGGTAATACAGGTACCAACAGTGAAGATGAAGAATCAAACACTATTTGGGCAAAAGGTTTAGTTATTCGTGACTTACCGCTATTAGCGAGTAATTTTCGAAATGAACAGAATTTAAGCGACTACCTAAAGGCACGTAATGTTTTAGGTATTGCTGATATTGATACGCGCAAACTAACACGTATTCTTCGGGAGAAAGGCGCTCAAAACGGTTGTATCATGACCCTAGATACAATGTCTGAGGCTGCAGAAACAGACGCTTTAGCTCAAGCAAAAGCATTTCCAGGTCTTAAAGGCATGGATTTAGCCAAAGTTGTTTCAACCAAAGAACAATATCAATGGACAGAAGGCAGCTGGGAATTAGGAAAAGGTCATATTACCCCTGAAAACTCGAAGTTTCATGTGGTTGCTTACGATTTCGGTGCCAAACGCAATATTTTGCGCATGTTAGTAGACCGTGGTTGTAAGGTAACAGTAGTGCCAGCACAAACACCAGCCGCTGATGTTTTAGCAATGAATCCAGATGGCATATTCTTATCAAATGGCCCAGGCGATCCAGAGCCTTGTGACTATGCGATTTCTGCTATTCAATCATTTTTAGAAACACAAACGCCAATCTTTGGTATTTGTTTAGGTCATCAACTTCTTGGCTTAGCCAGTGGAGCGGGTACCATTAAAATGAAATTTGGTCATCACGGTGGCAATCACCCCGTGAAAGACTTTGAACGTAATGTCGTGATGATAACTGCGCAGAACCATGGTTTTGCGATTGATGAAAATAAAATGCCCGCGAATTTGAAAGTAACGCATGTGTCATTATTTGACCAATCAATTCAAGGTGTACATCGCACCGATAAGCCTGCATTTAGTTTTCAAGGTCATCCTGAAGCAAGTCCTGGTCCTGCAGATGCAGCACCATTATTTGATCATTTTATCGATTTAATGAACGAAGCCAAAGCTTAG
- the carB gene encoding carbamoyl-phosphate synthase large subunit has translation MPKRTDLKSILILGAGPIVIGQACEFDYSGAQACKALREEGYRVILVNSNPATIMTDPEMADATYIEPIHWEVVRKIIEKERPCAVLPTMGGQTALNCALELEAKGVLKEFNVEMIGATADAIDKAEDRSRFDKAMKAIGLDTPNAEIVHTIEEAHAASKILGFPCIIRPSFTMGGTGGGIAYNREEFHEICTRGLDLSPTSELLIDESLIGWKEYEMEVVRDKNDNCIIICSIENFDPMGIHTGDSITVAPAQTLTDKEYQIMRNASIAVLREIGVETGGSNVQFGICPNTGRMVIIEMNPRVSRSSALASKATGFPIAKIAAKLAVGYTLDELTNDITGGATPASFEPTIDYVVTKIPRFNFEKFAGCEDRLTTQMKSVGEVMAIGRNQQESLQKALRGLEVGVNGFDSMVDVTQPGAKTKIMHELQEAGADRIWYIADAFRLGLSVDDIYRLTMVDRWFLIQIEDIVLEEAKVAAGGLKILTADYLRKLKRKGFADSRLADLIGIAEAEVRKKRHKANIFPVYKRVDTCAAEFSSDTAYMYSTYDEECEANPTDKESIMILGGGPNRIGQGIEFDYCCVHAALALREDGYETIMVNCNPETVSTDYDTSDRLYFESITFEDVLEIVRIEKPKGVIVQYGGQTPLKLARALEAAGVPIIGTSPDAIDRAEDRERFQQAVERLGLLQPENATVTSLEEAMAKAEGIGFPLVVRPSYVLGGRAMEIVYDLDDLRRYMTEAVSVSNDSPVLLDHFLDDAIEVDIDVVCDGTDVVVGGIMQHIEQAGVHSGDSACSLPAYSLSQEVQDVMRKQVTDLAFELGVIGLMNTQMAVKDNEVYIIEVNPRAARTIPFVSKATSVPLAKIGARVMAGKSLREQGITKEIIPPYFSVKEVVIPFNKFHGSDPLVGPEMRSTGEVMGVGKTFEEAYAKACLGAGVSVPKSGRALISVRNSDKVRVVDLAKQLVALGYDVDATHGTAIILGEANIPCRLVNKVQEGRPHILDRIKNGEYSYIINTTEGRKAIEDSKVLRGGALRYKVAYTTTLNAAFATCQSHAADDRNTVTSIQELHKQCN, from the coding sequence ATGCCAAAACGTACCGATTTAAAAAGTATCTTGATCTTAGGCGCTGGCCCAATTGTTATTGGTCAAGCATGTGAATTCGATTATTCAGGCGCACAAGCCTGTAAAGCACTTCGTGAAGAAGGCTACCGAGTTATTTTAGTTAACTCAAACCCTGCAACTATCATGACAGACCCTGAAATGGCCGATGCAACTTACATTGAGCCTATTCACTGGGAAGTTGTACGTAAGATCATTGAAAAAGAACGTCCTTGTGCGGTTTTACCGACTATGGGTGGTCAAACGGCTTTAAACTGTGCTTTAGAACTTGAAGCAAAAGGCGTATTAAAAGAATTTAATGTTGAAATGATCGGCGCAACAGCTGATGCGATTGATAAAGCTGAAGATCGTTCTCGTTTCGATAAAGCCATGAAAGCAATCGGCTTAGATACACCAAATGCTGAAATTGTTCATACGATTGAAGAAGCACACGCCGCTAGTAAAATTTTAGGCTTTCCTTGTATCATTCGACCTTCATTTACTATGGGAGGCACGGGTGGTGGTATCGCTTATAACCGCGAAGAGTTCCATGAAATTTGTACTCGGGGATTAGATCTCTCGCCAACCTCTGAATTATTGATTGATGAATCATTAATTGGTTGGAAAGAGTATGAGATGGAAGTGGTTCGCGACAAAAATGATAACTGTATTATTATTTGTTCGATTGAAAACTTTGATCCTATGGGTATTCATACCGGTGATTCTATTACGGTTGCTCCAGCACAGACGTTAACTGATAAAGAATACCAAATCATGCGTAATGCATCGATTGCGGTTTTACGTGAAATTGGCGTAGAAACAGGCGGGTCCAACGTACAGTTTGGTATTTGTCCTAACACTGGCCGCATGGTTATTATCGAGATGAACCCACGTGTTTCACGTTCATCAGCACTTGCTTCAAAAGCAACAGGTTTCCCAATTGCTAAGATTGCTGCAAAATTAGCGGTCGGTTATACGCTTGACGAATTAACTAACGATATTACCGGCGGCGCAACTCCAGCATCATTTGAACCGACTATCGATTATGTTGTTACTAAGATTCCACGTTTTAATTTTGAAAAATTTGCTGGCTGTGAAGACCGTTTAACCACGCAAATGAAATCAGTTGGCGAAGTAATGGCCATTGGCCGTAACCAACAAGAATCATTACAAAAAGCGTTACGTGGCTTAGAAGTTGGCGTAAATGGTTTTGACTCTATGGTTGATGTTACTCAGCCGGGCGCTAAAACTAAAATTATGCACGAACTTCAAGAAGCTGGCGCTGATCGTATTTGGTATATCGCTGATGCGTTTCGCTTAGGTTTATCAGTTGACGATATTTATCGCTTAACTATGGTTGACCGTTGGTTCCTTATTCAAATCGAAGATATCGTTTTAGAAGAAGCTAAAGTTGCTGCCGGCGGCTTAAAAATATTAACCGCCGACTATTTACGTAAACTTAAACGTAAAGGTTTTGCTGATTCTCGCCTTGCCGATTTAATTGGTATAGCCGAAGCTGAAGTACGTAAAAAACGCCATAAAGCTAATATTTTCCCGGTATACAAACGTGTTGATACCTGTGCGGCTGAATTTAGTTCAGATACAGCTTACATGTATTCAACCTACGATGAAGAGTGTGAAGCAAACCCAACCGATAAAGAATCAATTATGATCTTAGGTGGCGGTCCAAACCGTATCGGTCAAGGTATTGAATTTGATTACTGTTGTGTACATGCGGCATTAGCATTACGCGAAGACGGTTATGAAACTATCATGGTCAATTGTAATCCTGAAACTGTTTCAACCGATTACGACACATCAGACCGTTTATATTTTGAATCTATCACTTTTGAAGATGTTCTTGAAATTGTTCGTATCGAAAAACCTAAAGGCGTTATTGTGCAATACGGTGGTCAAACACCGCTTAAATTAGCGCGTGCTTTAGAAGCAGCCGGAGTGCCTATTATTGGTACCTCTCCTGATGCAATCGATAGAGCAGAAGATAGAGAGCGTTTTCAACAAGCCGTTGAACGCTTAGGTTTATTACAACCAGAAAATGCGACGGTGACGTCATTAGAAGAAGCAATGGCGAAAGCTGAAGGTATTGGCTTTCCATTAGTTGTTCGTCCATCTTATGTTTTAGGTGGCCGTGCGATGGAAATTGTTTATGACCTAGATGATTTACGTCGATACATGACTGAAGCTGTTAGTGTTTCAAATGATTCACCGGTCTTGCTTGACCATTTTCTTGATGATGCGATTGAAGTCGATATCGACGTTGTTTGTGATGGTACTGACGTTGTTGTTGGCGGTATTATGCAACACATTGAACAAGCGGGTGTACACTCAGGTGACTCAGCATGTTCATTGCCAGCTTATAGTTTAAGCCAAGAAGTCCAAGATGTTATGCGCAAGCAGGTTACCGACTTAGCATTTGAGTTAGGCGTTATTGGCTTAATGAACACACAAATGGCGGTTAAAGATAACGAAGTTTACATTATTGAAGTAAACCCTCGTGCTGCACGTACCATACCGTTTGTTTCTAAAGCGACATCTGTGCCACTAGCTAAAATTGGCGCACGTGTCATGGCAGGCAAGTCACTAAGAGAACAAGGGATAACGAAAGAAATTATTCCTCCATACTTTTCAGTGAAAGAAGTGGTTATTCCGTTTAACAAGTTTCATGGTAGTGATCCTTTGGTTGGTCCTGAAATGCGCTCTACGGGCGAAGTGATGGGCGTTGGTAAGACATTTGAAGAAGCATACGCAAAAGCTTGTTTAGGTGCCGGTGTATCTGTGCCTAAATCAGGTCGTGCGTTAATCTCTGTTCGTAACAGTGATAAAGTACGTGTGGTTGATTTAGCGAAACAGTTGGTCGCTTTAGGTTATGACGTCGATGCTACTCATGGCACAGCGATTATCCTAGGTGAAGCTAATATTCCATGTCGCTTAGTTAATAAGGTACAAGAAGGCCGTCCGCATATTCTTGATAGAATCAAAAATGGTGAATATAGCTATATTATTAACACCACAGAAGGTCGAAAAGCGATTGAAGATTCTAAAGTCTTGCGTGGAGGAGCATTGCGCTATAAAGTGGCATACACGACTACTTTGAACGCAGCATTTGCAACATGCCAATCTCATGCAGCTGATGATAGAAATACGGTAACATCAATACAAGAATTGCATAAGCAATGTAATTAA
- the greA gene encoding transcription elongation factor GreA, whose amino-acid sequence MTKYPMTLLGAEQLKEELRVLKTEKRPRIVKDIAVAREHGDLKENAEYHAAKEEQGFCEGRIQDIEGRLCNAQVIDITKIPNHGKVLFGTTVTLLNIETEVEVTYKIVGDDEADFKTGRISLNSPIARGLIGKEVDSEVEITIPGGVVEYEIVSVEYI is encoded by the coding sequence ATGACAAAATATCCAATGACACTTCTTGGTGCTGAACAGCTGAAAGAAGAGCTTAGAGTTTTAAAAACAGAAAAACGCCCACGTATTGTTAAAGATATCGCTGTTGCCCGTGAACATGGTGATTTAAAAGAAAATGCAGAATACCATGCGGCTAAAGAAGAGCAGGGCTTTTGTGAAGGCCGAATTCAAGATATTGAAGGTCGACTGTGTAATGCTCAAGTTATCGATATCACTAAGATACCCAATCATGGCAAAGTGCTTTTTGGTACAACAGTTACCTTATTAAACATTGAAACCGAAGTTGAAGTTACTTATAAAATTGTAGGCGATGATGAAGCCGACTTTAAAACCGGCCGTATTTCATTAAACTCACCAATTGCCCGTGGTTTAATTGGTAAAGAAGTTGATTCTGAAGTTGAAATCACCATACCTGGTGGCGTTGTTGAATATGAGATTGTTTCAGTCGAATATATTTAA